The Serpentinimonas maccroryi genome has a segment encoding these proteins:
- a CDS encoding slipin family protein — translation MIFDLAFLLPLVILAFVVLGMAIRILREYERGVVFTLGRFTGVKGPGLVLIVPYVQQMVRVDLRVTVLDVPSQDVITRDNVSVKVNAVVYYRVVESDKAVIQVQNFHQATSELAQTTLRSVLGKHELDELLSERDKMNADIQEILDAQTDTWGIKVANVELKHVDLGETMVRVMARQAEAERERRARIINAEGEEQAARKLLEAARVLGEVPEAMQLRYLSTLAAIGTQNSTTIVFPFPTEFSQWLSRLQSAGDRPASPPS, via the coding sequence ATGATCTTCGACCTGGCCTTCCTGCTGCCCCTCGTCATCTTGGCCTTCGTCGTGCTCGGCATGGCGATCCGCATCCTGCGCGAGTACGAGCGCGGCGTGGTCTTCACGCTTGGACGCTTTACCGGCGTCAAGGGCCCCGGACTGGTCCTGATCGTGCCCTACGTCCAGCAGATGGTGCGTGTGGACTTGCGCGTGACCGTGCTCGATGTGCCGAGCCAAGATGTGATCACGCGCGACAACGTTTCGGTCAAGGTCAACGCCGTCGTCTATTACCGCGTGGTCGAGTCCGACAAAGCGGTGATCCAAGTCCAAAACTTCCACCAGGCGACGAGCGAGCTGGCGCAGACGACGCTGCGCTCGGTACTCGGCAAGCACGAGCTCGACGAGCTGCTGTCCGAGCGCGACAAGATGAACGCCGACATCCAGGAAATTCTCGACGCCCAGACCGACACCTGGGGCATCAAGGTCGCCAACGTCGAACTCAAGCACGTCGACCTCGGCGAGACCATGGTGCGCGTGATGGCTAGGCAGGCCGAGGCTGAGCGCGAGCGGCGCGCCCGGATCATCAACGCCGAGGGCGAGGAGCAGGCCGCGCGCAAGCTGCTCGAAGCCGCCCGCGTGCTCGGCGAGGTACCCGAAGCGATGCAGCTGCGCTACCTCAGCACGCTGGCCGCGATCGGCACGCAAAACAGCACGACGATCGTCTTCCCGTTCCCGACCGAGTTCTCACAATGGCTGTCGCGACTGCAGTCCGCTGGAGACCGACCGGCGTCGCCGCCAAGCTGA
- a CDS encoding NfeD family protein, giving the protein MSASPPPHTRRAPRPLPVLAWLLLLAVGWLGLVATLGAADPAPAAAPRIAVQLTIDGPIGPASADYVVRGLARAQQRGATAVVLRIDTPGGLDTSMREIVRALLASPLPVLTHIAPSGARGASAGTFIVYASHVAAMAPGTSIGAAAPVQVGGGGGLPLPGRPADAPSAPTAPPSPVGAPVTVAPPVATPDHPAEPVRPAPARRDAREAKVVEDAVAYIRSLAELRGRNAGWAERAVREAASVSAEQALALNVIDFIAADTADLLAQAHGREVRVGEARVVLETRGLAVEALEPDWRTRLLAVITNPNVALILLMVGVYGLLFEFMNPGALLPGTVGAISLLLGLYALAVLPVSQVGAALLLLGMVLMLAEAFTPSVGVLGIGGLVAFVFGATMLIDADVPGYGVSLPLILGIALASLALSLLIARLALSSHRHRVVTGTQALIGDTAQVLDWSGSTGHVLASGERWQASGETDLQTGQQVRVVEIRGLRLQVAAQTPTVPPTVPGPTGLESKPDPTRSPP; this is encoded by the coding sequence ATGAGCGCTTCGCCCCCGCCCCACACTCGCCGCGCGCCCCGGCCGCTGCCGGTGTTGGCTTGGCTGCTGCTGCTGGCAGTGGGCTGGCTGGGGCTGGTCGCCACGTTAGGCGCCGCCGACCCGGCGCCAGCGGCCGCGCCGCGCATTGCGGTGCAGTTGACGATCGACGGCCCGATTGGCCCGGCCAGCGCCGACTACGTCGTGCGTGGGCTGGCCCGCGCGCAGCAGCGCGGCGCCACCGCAGTCGTGCTGCGCATCGACACCCCGGGCGGGCTCGACACCTCGATGCGCGAGATCGTGCGCGCGCTCCTCGCCTCGCCGCTGCCGGTGCTGACCCACATCGCGCCCAGCGGCGCGCGCGGCGCCAGCGCCGGCACCTTCATCGTTTATGCCAGCCACGTCGCGGCGATGGCGCCGGGCACCAGCATCGGCGCGGCGGCCCCGGTGCAGGTTGGCGGCGGTGGCGGCCTGCCGCTGCCGGGGCGGCCGGCCGACGCGCCGTCGGCGCCTACGGCGCCACCCTCGCCCGTGGGCGCACCAGTCACGGTGGCGCCGCCGGTGGCCACTCCCGACCATCCCGCCGAGCCCGTGCGCCCGGCGCCGGCCCGGCGCGACGCGCGCGAGGCCAAGGTGGTCGAGGATGCGGTGGCCTACATCCGCTCGCTGGCCGAGCTGCGCGGGCGCAACGCCGGCTGGGCCGAGCGTGCGGTGCGCGAAGCCGCCAGTGTCTCGGCCGAGCAGGCGCTGGCGCTCAACGTCATCGACTTCATCGCCGCCGACACCGCCGACCTGCTGGCCCAGGCCCACGGCCGCGAGGTGCGCGTGGGCGAGGCCCGGGTCGTGCTCGAGACGCGCGGCTTGGCCGTCGAGGCGCTCGAGCCCGACTGGCGCACCCGCCTGCTGGCGGTCATCACCAACCCCAACGTCGCGCTGATCCTGCTGATGGTCGGTGTTTACGGCCTGTTGTTCGAATTCATGAACCCCGGCGCGCTGCTGCCCGGCACGGTCGGCGCCATCAGCCTGCTGCTGGGCCTGTACGCGCTGGCCGTGCTGCCCGTCAGCCAAGTTGGTGCGGCGCTGCTGCTGCTGGGCATGGTGCTGATGCTGGCCGAGGCCTTCACGCCCTCGGTGGGCGTGCTGGGCATCGGCGGGCTGGTGGCGTTCGTCTTCGGCGCGACGATGCTGATCGACGCCGATGTGCCGGGCTACGGCGTCTCGCTGCCGCTGATTCTGGGCATCGCGCTGGCGAGCCTGGCGCTGTCGCTGCTGATCGCGCGGCTGGCGCTGAGCTCGCATCGGCACCGCGTCGTCACCGGCACCCAGGCCCTGATCGGTGACACGGCGCAGGTGCTCGACTGGAGCGGCAGCACCGGCCATGTACTGGCCTCCGGCGAGCGCTGGCAGGCCAGCGGCGAGACCGACCTGCAGACCGGCCAGCAGGTGCGCGTGGTCGAGATTCGCGGCCTGCGGCTGCAGGTGGCGGCACAAACGCCCACAGTCCCGCCCACAGTGCCCGGACCCACCGGGTTAGAATCAAAACCAGACCCCACCCGGAGCCCGCCATGA
- the tilS gene encoding tRNA lysidine(34) synthetase TilS, whose amino-acid sequence MAQAPPAGASEPPPGALLDFPGLPSLRAWAQRHGLPAHARAAPQPWAVAYSGGADSTALLLAAHALWPGRVQALHIHHGLQPAADGFVAHAERFCAALGLPLHIERVQAQPARGQSPEEAARKARYAALARLAQAHGAGWVLLAQQAQDQIETLLLALTRGAGLPGLAAMPEAMQRHGVCFGRPWLLEDGAALRQRLQQLGQPYLHDPSNLDLRYTRNRIRSQLLPVLLEHFPASRHTFARSAAQAAQAQRLLTELAALDLQAVGNPPAIAALQALSPDRQANLLRHWLRSQHGTQASAAQLQQLLHQVAACRTRGHWIELKVGQGRVLRCGAYLGFLACAVLPGKGGASSVRGSKSA is encoded by the coding sequence ATGGCGCAAGCTCCACCCGCGGGCGCCAGCGAGCCGCCGCCCGGCGCTTTGCTTGACTTCCCCGGCCTGCCCAGCTTGCGCGCTTGGGCGCAGCGCCACGGCTTGCCGGCGCACGCGCGCGCTGCCCCACAGCCCTGGGCCGTGGCCTACAGCGGCGGGGCTGACTCGACCGCGCTGCTGCTGGCCGCGCATGCGCTCTGGCCGGGTCGGGTGCAGGCGCTGCACATCCACCACGGGCTGCAGCCTGCGGCCGATGGCTTTGTCGCCCATGCCGAGCGTTTTTGTGCTGCGCTAGGGCTGCCGCTGCACATCGAGCGCGTGCAGGCCCAGCCCGCGCGCGGCCAAAGCCCCGAGGAGGCGGCGCGCAAAGCCCGCTACGCCGCGCTGGCACGGCTGGCGCAGGCGCACGGCGCGGGCTGGGTGCTGTTGGCCCAGCAGGCCCAAGACCAGATCGAAACCTTGCTGCTGGCACTCACCCGCGGCGCTGGCCTGCCCGGGCTGGCGGCGATGCCCGAAGCCATGCAGCGCCACGGCGTCTGCTTTGGCCGCCCTTGGTTGCTCGAAGACGGCGCGGCGCTGCGCCAGCGCTTGCAGCAGCTGGGCCAGCCCTACCTGCACGATCCGAGCAACCTAGACTTGCGCTACACCCGCAACCGCATCCGCAGCCAGCTGCTGCCGGTGCTGCTCGAGCATTTTCCGGCCAGCCGGCACACCTTTGCACGCAGCGCCGCCCAAGCCGCCCAAGCCCAGCGCCTGCTGACCGAGCTGGCTGCACTGGACCTGCAAGCCGTGGGCAACCCACCGGCCATCGCCGCCCTGCAAGCCTTGAGCCCCGATCGTCAAGCCAACCTGCTGCGCCATTGGCTGCGCAGCCAGCACGGCACCCAAGCCAGCGCGGCGCAACTGCAGCAACTGCTGCACCAAGTGGCGGCCTGCCGCACCCGCGGCCACTGGATCGAGCTCAAGGTGGGGCAGGGCCGGGTGCTGCGCTGCGGCGCGTATTTGGGTTTTTTGGCTTGCGCCGTCCTGCCCGGCAAGGGTGGCGCCTCAAGCGTCCGAGGTTCCAAAAGCGCGTAA
- a CDS encoding acetyl-CoA carboxylase carboxyltransferase subunit alpha, with translation MAKKVFLDFEQPLAELESKIEELRYVQSESAVDISQEIEQLSKKSLQLTKDLYTHLTPWQVTKIARHSERPYTLDYVREIFSHFVELHGDRHFADDQSIVGGLARFNGQPCVVLGQQKGRDTKERTLRNFGMTRPEGYRKALRLMKLAEKFRLPVFTFVDTPGAYPGIDAEERSQSEAIGRNIYEMAQLEVPIISTIIGEGGSGGALAIAVADQVLMLQYAVYSVISPEGCASILWKTSERASDAAEALGITAHRLKALGLVDKIVSEPVGGAHRDPKQMAAFLKRALTDALRQVVDLKPKELIEQRHARLNAFGRYTDTKADSSGRERSPA, from the coding sequence TTGGCCAAAAAAGTTTTTCTCGATTTCGAGCAGCCCCTCGCCGAGCTTGAAAGCAAAATCGAAGAGCTGCGCTACGTGCAGAGCGAGTCGGCGGTCGATATCTCGCAAGAGATCGAGCAGCTGAGCAAAAAAAGCCTGCAGCTCACCAAAGACCTCTACACCCACCTCACGCCCTGGCAGGTGACCAAGATCGCCCGCCACAGCGAGCGCCCCTACACGCTCGATTACGTGCGCGAAATTTTTAGCCATTTTGTCGAGCTGCACGGCGACCGCCACTTTGCCGACGACCAGAGCATCGTCGGCGGGCTGGCGCGCTTCAACGGCCAGCCCTGCGTGGTGCTGGGCCAGCAAAAAGGGCGCGACACCAAAGAGCGCACGCTGCGCAACTTTGGCATGACGCGCCCCGAGGGCTACCGCAAAGCGCTGCGCCTGATGAAGCTGGCCGAGAAGTTCCGGCTGCCGGTGTTCACCTTTGTGGACACCCCCGGCGCCTACCCCGGCATCGACGCCGAGGAACGCAGCCAGTCCGAGGCCATCGGGCGCAACATCTACGAGATGGCGCAGCTCGAGGTGCCGATCATCAGCACCATCATCGGCGAGGGCGGCTCGGGTGGCGCGCTGGCCATCGCCGTGGCCGATCAGGTGCTGATGCTGCAGTACGCGGTCTATTCGGTCATCAGCCCCGAAGGCTGCGCCTCCATTCTGTGGAAAACCAGCGAGCGCGCCAGCGACGCCGCCGAGGCGCTGGGCATCACCGCGCACCGTCTCAAGGCGCTGGGGCTGGTAGACAAAATCGTGAGCGAACCGGTGGGCGGCGCGCACCGCGACCCCAAGCAGATGGCGGCCTTCCTCAAGCGCGCGCTCACCGACGCCCTGCGCCAAGTGGTCGACCTCAAACCCAAAGAGCTGATCGAGCAGCGCCACGCCCGCCTCAACGCCTTTGGCCGCTACACCGACACCAAAGCCGACAGCAGCGGCCGCGAGCGCAGCCCGGCCTGA
- a CDS encoding DNA-3-methyladenine glycosylase family protein: MGAGLMPVCRLPPYWAEACTHLIERDRVLCKLIPQTTHAGLQSHGDPFVTLVRSVIGQQISVAAAQAVWQRFEKLLPQFEPAALLRLRVDEMRAAGLSARKVEYLVDLALHFDSGHLRPDEWPGMDDEAIVKQLVAIRGIGRWTAEMFLIFHLLRPNVLPLDDVGLIRGISQSYFSGEPVSRSDAREVAAPWAPYCSVATWYIWRSLDPLPVAY; encoded by the coding sequence ATGGGTGCGGGCCTGATGCCAGTCTGCCGTCTGCCGCCCTATTGGGCCGAGGCCTGCACGCACCTGATCGAGCGCGACCGGGTGCTGTGCAAACTCATCCCCCAAACCACGCACGCCGGCCTGCAGTCGCACGGCGACCCCTTCGTTACTCTGGTGCGCAGCGTCATCGGTCAGCAGATTTCGGTGGCGGCGGCGCAAGCCGTTTGGCAGCGCTTCGAAAAGCTGCTGCCGCAGTTCGAACCCGCGGCCTTGTTGCGCCTGCGCGTCGATGAAATGCGCGCCGCCGGCCTGAGCGCGCGCAAGGTCGAGTATCTGGTCGATCTGGCCTTGCACTTCGACAGCGGCCACCTGCGCCCCGACGAATGGCCGGGCATGGACGACGAGGCCATCGTCAAACAACTGGTGGCGATCCGCGGCATCGGGCGCTGGACGGCCGAGATGTTCCTCATCTTTCACCTGCTGCGCCCCAACGTGCTACCGCTCGACGACGTGGGGCTGATCCGCGGCATCAGCCAGAGTTATTTTTCGGGCGAGCCGGTGAGCCGCAGCGACGCGCGCGAAGTCGCCGCCCCCTGGGCGCCTTACTGCAGCGTGGCGACTTGGTATATTTGGCGCTCGCTCGACCCGCTGCCGGTGGCTTATTGA
- the cysS gene encoding cysteine--tRNA ligase: MTLRIHNTLTRRLETFQPLQPGHVRLYVCGMTVYDLCHLGHARSMLAFDVVQRWLKASGYRVTYVRNITDIDDKIIARALHNGETIRSLTTRMVEALHQDADALGIERPTHEPRATDYVPQMLALIGQLEQKGLAYRAADGDVNYAVRAFAGYGKLSGKSLDELRAGERVAVADDKRDPLDFVLWKAAKPDEPADVQWPSPYGAGRPGWHIECSAMSCALLGESFDIHGGGADLQFPHHENEIAQSEGASGQPLARFWMHNGFVRVDEEKMSKSLGNFFTIREVLQRYEPETLRFFMLRAHYRSALNYSDAHLDDARSALRRLYTALAAVPAAPAGAGANPPTIDWAEPHAARFKAALDDDFGTPQALALLFELATEVNRSRSAALAALLKALGAILGLLQQEPQAFLQGGVGAAAVADGLPASAIEALIAERRAAKAARDFALADRIRLQLQDQGVLLQDSAQGTTWVRA, from the coding sequence ATGACCCTGCGCATCCACAACACGCTCACGCGCCGCCTCGAAACCTTCCAGCCGCTGCAGCCCGGCCATGTGCGCCTCTACGTCTGCGGCATGACGGTTTATGACCTGTGCCACCTCGGGCACGCGCGCTCCATGCTGGCTTTCGACGTGGTGCAGCGCTGGCTCAAGGCCAGCGGCTACCGCGTGACCTACGTGCGCAACATCACCGACATCGACGACAAGATCATTGCCCGCGCGCTGCACAACGGCGAAACCATCCGCAGCCTGACCACGCGCATGGTCGAGGCCCTGCACCAAGACGCCGACGCGCTGGGCATTGAGCGCCCGACCCACGAACCGCGCGCCACCGACTACGTGCCGCAGATGCTGGCCCTGATCGGGCAGCTGGAGCAAAAGGGGCTGGCCTACCGCGCCGCCGACGGCGATGTGAACTACGCCGTGCGCGCCTTTGCCGGCTACGGCAAGCTCTCGGGCAAGAGCCTCGACGAGCTGCGCGCCGGCGAGCGCGTGGCCGTGGCCGACGACAAGCGCGACCCGCTCGACTTCGTGCTCTGGAAAGCGGCCAAGCCCGACGAGCCCGCCGACGTGCAGTGGCCCAGCCCTTACGGCGCCGGGCGGCCGGGCTGGCACATCGAGTGCTCGGCCATGAGCTGCGCGTTGCTGGGCGAGTCTTTCGACATCCACGGCGGCGGTGCCGACCTGCAATTTCCGCACCACGAAAACGAAATTGCCCAAAGCGAAGGCGCCAGCGGCCAGCCCTTGGCGCGCTTTTGGATGCACAACGGCTTTGTGCGCGTCGATGAAGAAAAAATGTCCAAGAGCTTGGGCAACTTTTTCACCATCCGCGAGGTGCTGCAGCGCTACGAGCCCGAAACGCTGCGCTTTTTCATGCTGCGCGCGCACTACCGCAGCGCGCTCAACTACTCCGACGCGCACCTCGACGACGCCCGCAGCGCCTTGCGCCGCCTCTACACCGCGCTGGCGGCGGTGCCGGCTGCGCCGGCAGGTGCGGGCGCCAACCCCCCAACCATCGACTGGGCCGAGCCGCACGCGGCGCGCTTCAAAGCCGCCCTAGACGACGACTTTGGTACCCCGCAAGCGCTGGCGCTGCTGTTCGAGTTGGCCACCGAAGTCAACCGCAGCCGCAGCGCCGCCTTGGCAGCGTTGCTCAAGGCGCTGGGTGCCATTTTGGGGCTGCTGCAGCAAGAGCCGCAAGCGTTTTTGCAAGGCGGCGTGGGGGCGGCAGCCGTTGCCGACGGCTTGCCAGCGAGCGCCATCGAGGCCCTGATCGCCGAGCGTCGCGCCGCCAAGGCCGCGCGCGACTTTGCCTTGGCCGACCGTATCCGCCTGCAGCTGCAAGACCAAGGCGTGCTGCTGCAAGACAGCGCCCAAGGCACCACATGGGTGCGGGCCTGA
- a CDS encoding tetratricopeptide repeat protein — protein sequence MPFAPTARRWRPLRPRHAHHLLAAALLALLLGLGLGAPALAQDAPYDAVQRQSQAGDWPAALAQADAWLAQHPADAQMRFMRAVLLQRMGQTDAAQAAFTALVQEHPELPEPHNNLAVLHAAAGRLLEAQLALEQALRLHPHYATAWRNLGDVQLQRAAEAYRRALEQTPHAPGLAQRLQALEALLVTTAPAR from the coding sequence ATGCCCTTTGCCCCCACTGCCCGCCGCTGGCGGCCCTTGCGCCCGCGCCACGCCCACCACCTGCTGGCCGCTGCCCTGCTGGCGCTGCTGCTCGGGTTGGGCCTAGGCGCCCCGGCGCTGGCGCAAGACGCCCCCTACGACGCGGTGCAGCGCCAAAGCCAGGCCGGCGACTGGCCCGCCGCGCTGGCGCAGGCCGACGCCTGGCTGGCGCAGCACCCGGCCGATGCGCAGATGCGTTTTATGCGCGCCGTGCTGCTGCAGCGCATGGGCCAGACGGATGCCGCCCAAGCCGCCTTCACCGCCCTGGTGCAAGAGCACCCGGAGCTGCCCGAACCGCACAACAACCTGGCCGTGCTGCACGCCGCCGCCGGGCGTTTGCTCGAAGCGCAACTGGCCCTCGAGCAGGCGCTGCGCCTGCACCCGCACTACGCCACCGCATGGCGCAACTTGGGCGATGTGCAGTTGCAACGCGCCGCCGAAGCCTATCGCCGCGCCCTTGAGCAGACACCGCACGCCCCCGGCCTAGCCCAGCGGCTGCAGGCGCTCGAGGCCTTGCTGGTTACCACCGCACCGGCGCGCTGA
- a CDS encoding peptidylprolyl isomerase: protein MQRRHFAPLLLGSVALASALGLSSAHAQAPTAAPASGTTPAAAPRVTLNTNLGAIVLELDPVRAPLTVQNFLQYVRDGHYHGTVFHRVIPGFMIQGGGFTADMQQKPTRPPIALEARNGLSNLRGTVAMARTQVPDSATAQFFINVVDNPMLDQPRSPDGHGYAVFGRVVSGLDVVDRIRAVPTGRRGGHGNVPLQPVTILNATLEQ from the coding sequence ATGCAACGTCGCCACTTCGCCCCCCTCCTGCTCGGCTCGGTCGCGCTCGCCAGCGCCCTGGGGTTGAGTAGCGCCCATGCGCAAGCGCCCACAGCCGCCCCGGCCTCTGGCACCACACCCGCTGCGGCCCCGCGCGTCACCCTTAACACCAATCTGGGTGCGATCGTGCTCGAGCTCGACCCGGTGCGCGCGCCGCTGACGGTGCAAAACTTTCTGCAATACGTGCGCGACGGCCACTACCACGGCACCGTGTTTCACCGCGTCATCCCCGGCTTCATGATCCAAGGCGGGGGCTTTACGGCCGACATGCAGCAAAAGCCCACCCGGCCCCCGATCGCGCTCGAAGCCCGCAACGGCCTGAGCAACCTGCGCGGCACGGTGGCCATGGCGCGCACCCAGGTGCCCGATTCGGCCACGGCGCAGTTCTTCATCAACGTCGTGGACAACCCCATGCTCGATCAGCCGCGCTCGCCCGACGGCCACGGTTACGCCGTCTTTGGCCGCGTGGTCTCGGGGCTCGACGTGGTCGATCGCATCCGCGCCGTGCCCACCGGCCGCCGGGGCGGGCACGGCAACGTGCCACTGCAACCCGTCACCATCCTCAACGCCACTTTGGAGCAATAA
- a CDS encoding peptidylprolyl isomerase, translating into MANPQVALHIAGRGVITLELDADKAPISAANFLAYVRSGHYDGTVFHRVIDGFMLQGGGFAPGMKQKPTLDPIENEANNGLKNDRYTVAMARTSAPHSASAQFFINVADNGFLNHTAPTAQGWGYAVFGKVIAGTEVVDAIRSVKTGRKGMHDDVPLDDVVLEKAVELAGSAA; encoded by the coding sequence ATGGCCAACCCGCAAGTCGCACTGCACATCGCCGGTCGCGGCGTCATCACCCTCGAACTCGACGCCGACAAGGCGCCCATTTCGGCCGCCAATTTCCTCGCCTACGTGCGCAGCGGCCACTACGACGGCACCGTGTTTCACCGCGTGATCGACGGCTTCATGCTCCAAGGCGGCGGCTTTGCCCCCGGCATGAAGCAAAAGCCCACGCTCGACCCAATCGAAAACGAGGCCAACAACGGCCTCAAAAACGACCGCTACACGGTGGCCATGGCGCGCACCTCGGCGCCGCATTCGGCTTCGGCGCAGTTCTTTATCAACGTGGCCGACAACGGCTTTTTGAACCACACCGCCCCCACCGCGCAGGGCTGGGGCTACGCCGTGTTTGGCAAAGTGATCGCCGGCACCGAGGTGGTGGACGCGATCCGCAGCGTCAAGACCGGGCGCAAGGGCATGCACGACGATGTGCCGCTGGACGACGTGGTGCTGGAAAAAGCCGTCGAGCTGGCGGGCAGCGCAGCCTGA
- a CDS encoding UDP-2,3-diacylglucosamine diphosphatase, giving the protein MNDATLTAAQRALPTPDRVCAAPEWARVEFISDLHLRPEDPDTASAWLHYLEHGRFDALFILGDLFELWFGDDMLQRPNATPDSTLLQRSVAALAAASARAPIYLMHGNRDFLLGSAFAETSGVRLIADPCVLEYAGQRWLLSHGDAWCLEDRSYQSFRQMVRAPDWQRGFLARPLAEREALARMARHTSESQRSVGSGSGSGSGSGSGNGSTTGAAQAAGPDYADLDAVTVCDWLRATACQTLIHGHTHRPGLHDLGLGLQRLVLSDWCGLSQPPRREVLRLDRLGQFSRLSPEQATAQTPAVPPPTAQPPAAHMAAAQAAAAPLPRPAA; this is encoded by the coding sequence ATGAACGATGCCACCCTGACGGCGGCGCAGCGGGCGCTGCCCACACCCGATCGCGTCTGCGCCGCCCCCGAGTGGGCACGAGTCGAGTTCATCTCCGACCTGCACCTGCGCCCCGAAGACCCCGACACCGCATCGGCTTGGCTGCACTACCTCGAACACGGCCGCTTCGACGCCCTGTTCATTCTGGGCGACCTGTTCGAGCTCTGGTTCGGCGACGACATGCTGCAGCGCCCGAACGCAACCCCCGACAGCACGCTGCTGCAGCGCAGCGTGGCCGCGCTGGCTGCAGCCAGCGCGCGCGCGCCGATCTACCTGATGCACGGCAACCGCGACTTTCTGCTCGGCAGTGCCTTTGCCGAAACCAGCGGCGTGCGCCTGATCGCCGACCCCTGCGTGCTCGAATACGCCGGCCAGCGCTGGCTGCTCAGCCACGGTGACGCCTGGTGCCTAGAAGACCGCAGCTACCAAAGTTTTCGCCAGATGGTGCGCGCACCCGACTGGCAGCGGGGCTTTCTGGCACGCCCACTGGCCGAACGCGAGGCGCTGGCGCGCATGGCGCGCCACACCAGCGAAAGCCAGCGCAGCGTGGGCTCGGGCTCGGGCTCGGGCTCGGGCTCGGGCTCGGGCAATGGCAGCACCACCGGCGCGGCCCAAGCGGCTGGCCCCGACTACGCCGACTTAGACGCCGTCACCGTCTGCGACTGGCTTCGCGCCACGGCCTGCCAGACCCTGATCCACGGCCACACCCACCGCCCCGGGTTGCACGATCTGGGGCTGGGCTTGCAGCGCCTGGTGCTGAGCGACTGGTGCGGCCTGAGTCAACCGCCGCGGCGCGAGGTGCTGCGGCTCGACCGCTTGGGCCAGTTCAGCCGCCTGAGCCCGGAACAGGCCACCGCACAAACACCGGCCGTGCCGCCACCGACCGCACAGCCACCGGCCGCCCACATGGCCGCTGCCCAAGCAGCCGCCGCACCGCTGCCCCGGCCAGCGGCATGA
- a CDS encoding zinc-dependent peptidase, giving the protein MSPAPRWLRVLRHSRWARALTRWLGGAPPIPAGLWRHVVQAQPFLHRLEPGQLERLQLLCRHFLAQKTFSGANGLQINDEIALTIATQACLPWIHWGLTGLDWYRGFVGIVVHPDEVWAQREETDEAGVVHRWREALAGEAMQGGPLMLAWSHVRTASAKAQQGHNLVIHEFAHQIDLRHKSRHQAADGCPRLPNGFLGLAAPAAAQHWRTLWGQQHRRFVREVQMAERFGAPMPWLDAYGATDAAEFFAVACEAYTVQRARFGAEFPLLLPLLDAFFKHPAAATAAP; this is encoded by the coding sequence ATGAGCCCGGCGCCGCGCTGGTTGCGCGTGCTGCGCCACAGCCGCTGGGCCCGCGCGCTGACGCGCTGGCTGGGCGGCGCACCGCCCATCCCGGCGGGCCTTTGGCGGCACGTGGTGCAGGCGCAGCCCTTCTTGCACCGGCTGGAGCCCGGCCAGCTCGAGCGTTTGCAGCTCTTGTGCCGCCATTTTTTGGCCCAAAAAACCTTCAGCGGCGCCAACGGCTTGCAGATCAACGACGAGATCGCCCTGACCATCGCCACCCAAGCCTGCCTGCCGTGGATCCATTGGGGCCTGACGGGGCTGGACTGGTACCGGGGTTTTGTCGGCATCGTGGTGCACCCGGATGAAGTCTGGGCTCAGCGCGAAGAAACCGACGAGGCCGGCGTGGTGCACCGCTGGCGCGAGGCGCTGGCGGGCGAAGCCATGCAGGGCGGGCCGCTGATGCTGGCTTGGTCGCACGTGCGCACGGCCAGCGCCAAGGCGCAGCAGGGCCACAACCTGGTGATCCACGAGTTTGCGCACCAGATCGACCTGCGCCACAAATCGCGCCACCAAGCGGCCGACGGCTGCCCCCGGTTGCCGAACGGCTTTCTGGGGCTGGCAGCGCCGGCCGCGGCGCAACACTGGCGCACGCTCTGGGGCCAGCAGCACCGCCGCTTTGTGCGCGAGGTGCAAATGGCCGAGCGCTTCGGTGCCCCCATGCCGTGGCTCGACGCCTACGGCGCCACCGATGCGGCCGAGTTTTTTGCCGTGGCCTGCGAGGCCTATACGGTGCAGCGGGCGCGCTTCGGGGCCGAATTCCCGCTGTTGCTGCCGCTGCTGGATGCTTTTTTCAAGCACCCGGCGGCGGCAACCGCAGCGCCTTAG